From a region of the Haloferax volcanii DS2 genome:
- the ilvA gene encoding threonine ammonia-lyase, with translation MLTLDDVRAARERVEAVARRTPLEYSHTFSEMTGAEVYLKLENSQRTGSFKIRGATNRITTLSDEEKAAGVVTASAGNHAQGVALAASRAGVNSKIVMPEYAPISKVKATERYGGDVVLYGNDYDEAQTKAHEIEESEGRTYVHAFDDEYVMAGQGTIGLEIAEDCPDLDTVVVPIGGGGLISGISTAIKEQYPDARVIGVQAEQASSAADSLNKGSIQTIDEVDTIADGIAVRRIGDKPFEVIRERVDEVVTVSDEEIAVALTYLLERSKTLVEGAGAVALAALVFQKFDYEEGEVVVPALCGGNIDMNTLTTVVMRGLVETGRYLKIRTELKDRPGSLEQLIEIIAAEKANIYAVRHDRTSRKIALNATEVEIDLEMRGPDHVESLLEELRDAGYDVEVLD, from the coding sequence ATGCTCACGCTTGACGACGTACGCGCCGCCCGCGAGCGCGTCGAAGCGGTCGCCCGACGGACACCGCTGGAGTACTCCCACACCTTCTCGGAGATGACGGGTGCCGAGGTGTACCTGAAACTCGAAAACTCCCAGCGCACGGGGTCGTTCAAGATTCGCGGCGCGACGAACCGCATCACGACGCTCTCCGACGAGGAGAAAGCCGCCGGCGTCGTGACCGCGAGCGCCGGCAACCACGCGCAGGGCGTCGCGCTCGCGGCGTCGCGAGCGGGCGTGAACTCGAAAATCGTCATGCCGGAGTACGCGCCGATTTCCAAGGTGAAAGCGACCGAGCGCTACGGCGGCGACGTGGTGCTCTACGGCAACGACTACGACGAGGCGCAGACCAAGGCCCACGAAATCGAGGAGTCCGAGGGCCGGACCTACGTCCACGCCTTCGACGACGAGTACGTCATGGCCGGACAGGGGACCATCGGCCTCGAAATCGCGGAGGACTGCCCCGACCTCGACACCGTGGTCGTCCCCATCGGCGGCGGCGGCCTCATCTCCGGCATCTCGACGGCCATCAAAGAACAGTACCCCGACGCCCGCGTCATCGGCGTGCAGGCCGAACAGGCCTCCAGCGCCGCGGACTCGCTGAACAAGGGGTCGATTCAGACCATCGACGAGGTGGACACCATCGCCGACGGCATCGCCGTCCGCAGAATCGGCGACAAACCCTTCGAGGTCATCCGCGAGCGCGTGGACGAGGTCGTCACCGTCTCCGACGAGGAAATCGCCGTGGCGCTGACCTACCTGCTCGAACGCTCGAAGACGCTGGTCGAGGGCGCGGGGGCCGTCGCGCTCGCGGCGCTCGTCTTCCAGAAGTTCGACTACGAGGAGGGCGAGGTCGTCGTCCCCGCGCTGTGCGGCGGCAACATCGACATGAACACGCTGACGACAGTGGTGATGCGCGGCCTCGTCGAGACGGGCCGGTACCTCAAGATTCGGACCGAACTGAAGGACCGCCCCGGCTCGCTCGAACAGCTCATCGAAATCATCGCCGCGGAGAAGGCGAACATCTACGCCGTCAGGCACGACCGCACCTCTCGGAAAATCGCGCTGAACGCGACCGAGGTCGAAATCGACCTCGAAATGCGCGGTCCCGACCACGTCGAGTCGCTCCTCGAAGAGCTCCGCGACGCGGGCTACGACGTGGAAGTCCTCGACTGA
- a CDS encoding MATE family efflux transporter → MNLGRLRRVWKRIFSLAWPVMAEQTAQTAMRTVDVAVTAALSPAAVVAIGLADLYARFPLRIGLGLGGGAIALSSQDTGSGADANRSEAISTALLLAFLAGIPFLIFGFTLGGAAIDAFPASERAVALGTTYLAVIFATSPARLVSLVGSRSLQGVGDTRTPMLVNVFANVVNIGLSVGLGFGLVGLPALGVLGVGLATSTANVLSAGLLLVALARPASPTSLVRPRDRTVAGQLVRIATPRVGEGIAAELAEFPFNALLLGFGDAVNAGFQIGRRVYQQVASPLARGYNVAASVLVGQALGAGDSETARYQGGAVALLSVVTVGGIGLLLAAFTEPIVGLVGSGGGTDLDWAVKFAVAYGLAAPGLALFVGLSGSLQGAGATRIPFVARLTGVFGFFVGLSYLLVEGFGYGPLGARIGIVLSFTWMGLFALVAFSYADWAGHADSLMVERGSVGVDDVGEDD, encoded by the coding sequence ATGAACCTCGGTCGCCTCCGGCGGGTCTGGAAGCGCATCTTCTCGCTCGCGTGGCCGGTGATGGCCGAGCAGACCGCCCAGACGGCGATGCGGACCGTCGACGTGGCCGTCACCGCGGCGCTCTCTCCCGCCGCGGTCGTCGCTATCGGCCTCGCCGACCTCTACGCCCGGTTCCCGCTCCGCATCGGTCTCGGCCTCGGCGGCGGCGCGATTGCGCTCTCCAGTCAGGACACGGGCAGCGGCGCGGACGCCAACCGGAGCGAGGCCATCTCGACGGCGCTCCTCCTCGCGTTCCTCGCGGGGATTCCGTTCCTGATTTTCGGCTTCACGCTCGGCGGCGCGGCCATCGACGCGTTCCCGGCGAGCGAGCGGGCCGTCGCCCTCGGCACGACGTATCTCGCGGTCATCTTCGCCACCTCGCCCGCGCGGTTGGTCTCGCTCGTCGGCTCGCGGTCGCTGCAAGGCGTCGGCGACACGCGGACGCCGATGCTGGTCAACGTCTTCGCCAACGTCGTCAACATCGGGCTGTCGGTCGGTCTCGGCTTCGGCCTCGTCGGCCTGCCGGCGCTCGGCGTGCTGGGCGTGGGGCTCGCCACTTCGACCGCAAACGTCCTCTCGGCGGGACTGCTTCTGGTCGCGCTCGCCCGCCCCGCGTCACCGACCTCGCTGGTCCGCCCCCGCGACCGGACGGTCGCCGGCCAACTCGTCCGTATCGCCACCCCGCGGGTCGGCGAGGGTATCGCCGCCGAACTCGCAGAGTTCCCGTTCAACGCCCTGCTCCTCGGCTTCGGTGACGCCGTCAACGCCGGCTTCCAAATCGGCCGCCGGGTCTACCAGCAGGTCGCAAGCCCGCTGGCGCGCGGCTACAACGTCGCCGCCAGCGTCCTCGTCGGGCAGGCGCTCGGCGCGGGCGACAGCGAAACCGCGCGGTATCAGGGCGGCGCGGTGGCGCTGCTTTCGGTCGTCACGGTCGGCGGCATCGGGCTCCTGCTCGCGGCGTTCACCGAACCCATCGTCGGCCTCGTCGGCTCCGGCGGCGGCACGGACCTCGACTGGGCCGTGAAGTTCGCCGTCGCCTACGGTCTCGCCGCACCGGGGCTGGCGCTGTTCGTCGGCCTCTCCGGGTCGTTGCAGGGCGCGGGCGCGACGCGGATTCCCTTCGTCGCCCGGCTGACCGGGGTGTTCGGCTTCTTCGTCGGCCTGTCGTACCTGCTCGTCGAGGGGTTCGGCTACGGCCCGCTCGGCGCGCGAATCGGCATCGTCCTGTCGTTCACGTGGATGGGGCTGTTCGCGCTCGTCGCGTTCTCCTACGCCGACTGGGCGGGCCACGCCGACTCGCTCATGGTCGAACGCGGGAGCGTCGGCGTCGACGACGTGGGCGAAGACGACTGA